The Methylomicrobium agile genome has a segment encoding these proteins:
- a CDS encoding helix-turn-helix transcriptional regulator, whose protein sequence is MISSVSELVRIARNGLSQEQFAKELGVKQSSISRYEKGLVNPPARVIDHCLRLINQNQTNIAPSAEELASKILNHLTDIAAAETRMALDKIIDTLVAKQSNIKSKKGKR, encoded by the coding sequence ATGATTTCATCTGTATCTGAGTTGGTTCGTATTGCAAGGAATGGGCTAAGTCAGGAGCAGTTTGCCAAAGAACTTGGAGTCAAGCAGTCTTCAATAAGTCGATATGAAAAGGGTTTAGTCAATCCTCCGGCACGCGTGATTGACCATTGTTTGCGTCTGATTAATCAAAACCAGACAAATATTGCTCCATCAGCAGAAGAACTTGCATCAAAAATTTTGAACCACCTTACGGATATTGCTGCCGCAGAAACAAGGATGGCTCTCGATAAGATTATTGACACATTGGTTGCCAAACAATCGAACATAAAGTCGAAGAAAGGCAAAAGGTAA
- a CDS encoding DUF1173 family protein, translated as MSEINIDGTLIDYAQLSDPENHYAQQLMARYYKGLVHPFCTCLADDQCREINIRKRSCYFPARNAKTSGNHAPWCKLYINPALTQYQRDNQPAIIEKDDKLDVKIKAILTISAKPKPKTSKIYGTEATASKTTSRTGITLLGFLHLCWQTANLNDWRPAKQPKCGLNTVASSIHKIAGKITVGRHPLAEKLIIPHWIFPENDTTETRDQHYWNEIRKISMAESQKNLEEKTANSGKAAIVIGLVQRLIKTKGSSGNVGVSIQLLDSLLWMPAELAKKTEHSFGQWLSEIGKPARHIIVICTVFRKGDYYTIGDIALMRTSKQFIPVDSSYELLVADKLVAENRAFTKPLKLDEEPYLPDFVLNDCRQKWVLEVFGLNDAEYLRRKAEKLAYYRKRQIFCWHWSPISNSVMAEFPDQQ; from the coding sequence ATGAGTGAAATCAATATCGACGGCACCCTGATCGATTACGCGCAGTTGAGCGATCCGGAAAATCACTATGCACAACAGCTGATGGCCCGATATTACAAAGGCTTGGTGCATCCATTCTGTACCTGCTTGGCAGATGATCAATGCCGGGAAATCAACATCAGAAAGCGCAGTTGCTATTTTCCGGCCAGAAATGCCAAGACCAGTGGCAACCATGCTCCCTGGTGCAAGCTTTACATCAATCCGGCATTGACCCAATATCAGCGGGATAACCAGCCGGCGATAATTGAGAAAGATGACAAACTGGATGTCAAAATCAAAGCCATCCTGACAATCAGCGCCAAGCCCAAGCCCAAAACCAGCAAAATTTACGGCACGGAAGCCACGGCCAGTAAAACGACATCCCGCACCGGCATAACCTTGTTGGGTTTTTTACATCTATGCTGGCAAACGGCCAACCTGAATGACTGGAGACCCGCAAAACAGCCCAAATGCGGCTTGAATACCGTTGCCTCCAGCATACATAAGATTGCCGGCAAAATTACCGTTGGCAGACATCCCCTTGCAGAAAAACTGATTATTCCGCACTGGATCTTTCCGGAAAATGACACCACCGAAACGCGCGACCAGCATTACTGGAATGAAATCAGGAAAATAAGCATGGCCGAAAGTCAGAAAAATCTTGAAGAAAAAACTGCAAACTCCGGCAAGGCGGCAATTGTGATTGGCCTAGTGCAGCGCCTGATCAAAACCAAAGGAAGCAGCGGCAATGTCGGCGTATCCATACAATTGCTGGACAGCCTGCTCTGGATGCCGGCGGAACTGGCCAAGAAAACGGAACACAGTTTTGGGCAATGGCTTTCCGAAATAGGCAAACCAGCTCGGCACATCATCGTCATCTGCACGGTATTTCGTAAAGGCGATTATTACACCATCGGCGACATTGCCCTGATGCGCACCAGCAAGCAATTCATACCGGTCGATTCCAGCTACGAATTGCTGGTTGCGGATAAGCTGGTAGCCGAAAACAGGGCATTTACCAAGCCGTTAAAACTAGATGAAGAACCGTACCTGCCGGACTTTGTGCTGAACGATTGCCGGCAAAAATGGGTGCTGGAGGTTTTTGGATTGAATGATGCTGAATATCTTAGGCGGAAAGCTGAAAAATTAGCCTATTACAGGAAAAGGCAAATTTTTTGTTGGCATTGGTCGCCAATAAGTAATTCTGTAATGGCTGAATTTCCGGATCAACAATAG
- a CDS encoding helix-turn-helix domain-containing protein, whose protein sequence is MSILVEQIQSLAHQYVRSGSKENRRLQVGRMIKFAEFIEQTEQLHNLHEVGKRHVILFWKAHRDMAPKTANAYWLALCVIWQWSNKPGTPPKPNLFVQSGKNEKTITNQQPASDESGLAATVLNDAAVLPNLTDICLYLKRQRLNLNLTLKAVSQAIGISMETITDMESGNGQIRYADVASLSQFYVSLQNASQANPINEESSHE, encoded by the coding sequence GTGTCTATATTGGTTGAGCAAATTCAAAGCCTGGCCCACCAGTATGTGCGCAGCGGTTCCAAGGAAAATCGCCGGCTGCAGGTGGGCAGAATGATCAAGTTTGCAGAATTTATCGAACAAACCGAACAACTGCATAACCTGCACGAAGTCGGCAAACGCCATGTCATCCTTTTCTGGAAGGCTCACCGCGACATGGCGCCCAAAACCGCCAATGCCTATTGGCTGGCCTTATGCGTGATCTGGCAATGGAGCAATAAACCCGGAACGCCGCCAAAGCCGAATCTGTTTGTCCAGTCCGGCAAGAATGAAAAAACAATCACCAATCAACAGCCTGCCAGCGATGAATCCGGTTTGGCTGCCACCGTGTTGAACGATGCAGCGGTTTTACCAAACCTGACGGATATCTGCCTTTACCTCAAACGACAAAGGCTTAATCTAAACCTGACTCTGAAAGCAGTAAGCCAAGCAATCGGAATCAGCATGGAAACCATCACCGACATGGAATCCGGCAACGGGCAAATCCGTTACGCGGATGTCGCCAGCCTGAGCCAATTCTACGTCAGTTTACAAAACGCCAGCCAGGCTAACCCAATTAACGAGGAATCCAGCCATGAGTGA
- a CDS encoding integrase domain-containing protein yields the protein MHHDQPKRSNRKNRPKSSRNYGIGSRSLLRAGKMCSHQADKSFSTKGTLADRWTLFAKWLQAECSISKMEAITQEHVLAYGRHLNQRVRMEELKPSSAQLYLSAVNSILKTATAGQWQSISPTRDCGIPRRKYLPETSKAMPPAKHAQVLAEITGSHDHQSGEQTKEPGHQRLAVLLDLQRTLGLRFKESALLDAKQALQQAETTGHISILSGTKGGKRREVPVSASAKSALVQAAQIQDGRSLIPQSMNYVQFRTACYALAQQYQFNFHAQRHHYAQQRYQQLTGAAAPITTGIPRKDWLDYLAKQLGMDTCTAEALDQQARLKLSAELGHNRLEVVSVYIG from the coding sequence ATGCATCACGACCAACCCAAACGGTCAAACCGGAAGAACCGTCCAAAATCTTCCCGGAATTACGGCATTGGCAGCCGCAGCCTGCTGCGCGCCGGCAAAATGTGTTCGCACCAGGCGGATAAATCTTTTTCCACCAAAGGCACTTTGGCGGATCGCTGGACACTGTTCGCCAAATGGCTGCAAGCGGAATGCAGCATCAGCAAAATGGAAGCGATCACCCAGGAACATGTCCTGGCTTACGGACGGCATCTGAACCAGCGCGTCCGGATGGAAGAATTAAAACCCTCCTCCGCCCAACTGTATCTCTCGGCGGTCAACAGCATTTTGAAAACCGCCACGGCCGGGCAATGGCAAAGCATCAGTCCAACCCGGGATTGCGGCATACCCAGGCGTAAATATCTTCCGGAAACCAGCAAGGCCATGCCGCCAGCCAAACATGCGCAAGTCTTGGCGGAAATAACCGGCAGCCACGACCATCAATCAGGCGAGCAGACCAAAGAACCCGGCCATCAACGCCTGGCTGTTTTGCTCGATCTGCAACGGACATTGGGCTTGCGCTTTAAGGAATCCGCCTTGCTGGACGCCAAACAGGCGTTACAACAAGCCGAAACGACCGGCCATATCAGCATTTTATCCGGCACCAAAGGCGGCAAGCGCCGGGAGGTACCGGTCAGCGCATCCGCCAAGTCCGCATTGGTACAGGCGGCGCAAATCCAGGACGGCCGTTCATTGATTCCGCAAAGCATGAACTATGTGCAATTTCGCACCGCCTGTTATGCCCTGGCGCAGCAATATCAATTCAACTTTCACGCCCAGCGCCATCACTATGCCCAGCAACGCTATCAGCAACTGACCGGCGCAGCGGCACCGATTACCACTGGCATCCCCAGAAAAGACTGGCTGGATTATCTGGCCAAACAACTGGGCATGGACACATGCACGGCGGAAGCCCTGGACCAGCAAGCCCGCTTGAAACTATCCGCTGAATTGGGGCATAACCGGCTGGAGGTGGTCAGTGTCTATATTGGTTGA
- the rhuM gene encoding RhuM family protein: MFQSPNNSFNRELESLDPIVNAYLDLAEEWTPREIPMTMVAWAIRLDAFLEFTERGILQNSGKVSMEIAKKHAESEFEKIPHCAVQVI, encoded by the coding sequence ATTTTCCAGTCGCCAAATAATTCATTCAATCGAGAGCTGGAGTCTCTTGATCCTATCGTCAATGCCTACCTGGATTTGGCAGAAGAATGGACACCACGGGAAATTCCAATGACCATGGTGGCCTGGGCCATACGGCTTGACGCCTTTTTGGAATTTACCGAAAGAGGCATCCTGCAAAACAGTGGCAAAGTTTCCATGGAAATTGCTAAAAAACATGCCGAAAGCGAGTTTGAAAAAATTCCGCATTGTGCAGTACAGGTTATTTGA
- a CDS encoding tyrosine-type recombinase/integrase, translated as MPLSDTAIKNVKPKPDKPFKLPDEKGLYLLVTVNGGKWWRFDYRFDGKRKTLSMGTYPDTGLKQAREKRDLARKQIAEGVDPGLDRKIKKQGAGENTFKALALEWFERKMTIRSDSHQKRTKSLLERDLFPWLGDRPIADIKALELLQALRRIENRNAIETAHRALQVCGQVYRYAIANGKIESDITLSLKGALTAVNSTNFASMTDPQHVKPLLQAIENYSGSFIVKCALQLAPMLFVRPGELRNMQWQDVNLDKAEWRYLVTKTQTQHIVPLSRQVLAILTSLHPLTGNGKFVFPSARTPNGSRAMSDVALLAALRRMGFGKDEMTVHGFRAMARTILDEVLGFRPDFIEHQLAHAVKDPNGRAYNRTAHLAERVKMMQAWADYLDNLKAGADILPFKRKG; from the coding sequence ATGCCTCTGTCCGATACCGCCATAAAAAACGTCAAACCCAAGCCGGATAAGCCTTTCAAGCTTCCGGATGAAAAAGGTTTATATCTCCTTGTTACCGTCAATGGCGGTAAGTGGTGGCGTTTTGATTACCGTTTTGACGGTAAGCGAAAAACACTTTCCATGGGGACTTATCCCGATACCGGACTAAAGCAGGCCAGAGAAAAACGAGACCTAGCCAGAAAGCAAATTGCCGAAGGTGTTGATCCCGGTCTGGATAGAAAAATCAAAAAACAAGGCGCTGGCGAAAATACTTTCAAGGCATTGGCTTTGGAATGGTTTGAGAGAAAAATGACCATCCGCTCCGATAGCCATCAAAAACGCACCAAAAGTTTACTGGAACGTGATTTGTTTCCATGGCTGGGCGACAGGCCGATTGCGGACATCAAAGCACTGGAATTGTTGCAGGCGCTACGCAGAATTGAAAATAGAAACGCCATAGAAACCGCGCATCGGGCCTTGCAAGTGTGCGGTCAGGTTTACCGTTACGCCATTGCCAATGGCAAAATAGAGTCGGACATAACCCTTTCGCTAAAAGGCGCTTTAACTGCTGTCAATTCTACAAACTTCGCATCCATGACCGACCCGCAGCATGTAAAGCCATTGCTGCAGGCAATCGAGAATTACAGCGGCTCTTTCATCGTAAAATGTGCATTGCAGCTGGCCCCCATGCTGTTTGTGCGTCCTGGTGAGCTAAGGAACATGCAATGGCAGGACGTTAACCTGGACAAAGCGGAATGGCGTTACCTGGTAACAAAAACCCAAACCCAACATATCGTGCCGCTATCCAGACAGGTACTGGCAATTTTAACCAGCCTGCACCCGCTAACCGGCAATGGTAAATTTGTATTTCCATCGGCAAGAACGCCAAACGGCTCAAGAGCCATGTCCGATGTCGCCTTGCTGGCCGCCCTGCGGCGGATGGGTTTTGGCAAGGACGAAATGACGGTGCACGGATTCCGGGCCATGGCCAGAACCATTCTGGACGAAGTACTGGGATTCAGGCCGGATTTTATAGAACATCAGCTAGCCCATGCCGTTAAAGATCCAAACGGCAGAGCCTATAACCGCACCGCCCATCTGGCGGAACGGGTCAAAATGATGCAGGCTTGGGCGGATTATCTGGATAATTTGAAAGCTGGGGCCGATATCTTGCCGTTTAAAAGAAAAGGTTAG
- a CDS encoding SixA phosphatase family protein encodes MRELWLLRHGKSDRDAVGSDFDRPLKPRGRRAAQRLGEWLQERGLYPDLIITSPARRALNTAQLVCDALKRPEPPTQEPRLYFSGLEEIKNVLAGCLESAQCVVLVGHNPDLEELLVELVGEDGLPEVEKLMPTAALARLEMPDDWSELEAGCARLIEILYPKSLQE; translated from the coding sequence ATGAGAGAATTATGGTTGTTGCGCCATGGCAAATCGGACCGCGATGCGGTGGGTTCCGACTTCGACCGCCCGTTGAAACCGCGCGGCAGACGTGCGGCGCAGCGTCTTGGCGAGTGGTTGCAGGAGCGCGGGCTATATCCGGATTTGATCATTACATCGCCTGCCCGGCGCGCGCTGAATACCGCCCAACTGGTCTGCGACGCGCTGAAACGGCCCGAGCCGCCGACGCAGGAGCCGCGGCTTTATTTTTCCGGCCTGGAAGAAATCAAAAACGTACTCGCCGGATGTCTCGAATCGGCCCAATGCGTAGTGCTGGTCGGACATAACCCGGACCTGGAAGAACTGCTGGTCGAACTGGTCGGCGAAGACGGCCTGCCCGAGGTCGAGAAACTGATGCCCACGGCAGCTTTGGCCCGGCTTGAAATGCCGGATGACTGGAGCGAACTGGAAGCCGGCTGCGCCAGACTGATCGAAATTCTCTATCCGAAATCTTTGCAGGAATAG
- a CDS encoding CHAD domain-containing protein, which yields MMDLRFELPAGLGVDKLIASLDKFADVQLVLQEYCLRTYYDSFDWRLYQNEILCEFNRSRTASNLVLKNLQNGRIFATLETQEIPHRANLLKAGKVRTTLETYLEPRALLPLCSLEYEAYHLLLRNEEKRIILRLLLEDYELLNSQLTLQPVKGFLKTAEHIAATLTEALGMQPLARSPLDLALALEGRKPNDYSSKLKIDLDSSMRADLAVKFIFGALLKTMKLNEQGVIADLDSEFLHDFRVAVRRTRTGLGQLKDVLTADVTSYFADFFSWLGQVTGPTRDLDVYLAKFERYMLHLPTDSHADIEPFLELLQEKRTQNQRDLAEKLSSAKYRKTLTEWEHCLKSRSYPESTAVHCPDIKTLADRRIWKIYRRIVKEGRAITPHSPAENLHELRKTCKKLRYLIEFFQSLYPRQQVRKLIKQLKGLQDVLGDFQDLDVQIDYIDRCCKDNKGELPPATLRALDELVHQLTIQKARVRKHYQPAFDAFVQAKNHAVFKALFAGQQ from the coding sequence ATGATGGACTTACGATTCGAATTGCCTGCGGGTCTGGGCGTTGATAAGCTGATCGCGTCTCTGGATAAGTTTGCCGACGTGCAACTGGTTTTGCAGGAGTATTGCCTCCGCACCTATTACGACAGTTTCGACTGGCGCCTTTATCAAAACGAAATTTTGTGTGAATTCAACCGGTCCCGGACGGCTTCGAACCTGGTATTGAAAAATCTGCAGAACGGCCGGATTTTTGCGACCCTGGAAACGCAGGAGATCCCTCACCGGGCCAATCTTCTTAAAGCGGGCAAGGTGCGCACTACGCTGGAAACCTATCTGGAACCGCGCGCACTGCTGCCTCTCTGTTCGCTGGAGTACGAAGCCTATCATTTGTTGCTGCGCAATGAAGAAAAGCGCATCATCCTGCGCCTGTTGCTTGAAGATTACGAACTTTTGAACAGCCAACTGACGCTTCAGCCGGTCAAAGGTTTCCTGAAAACCGCGGAACATATCGCCGCGACCCTGACCGAAGCGCTCGGCATGCAGCCGCTCGCCCGGTCGCCGTTGGACCTTGCGCTCGCGCTCGAAGGCCGCAAGCCGAACGATTATTCGTCCAAGCTCAAAATCGATCTCGATTCCTCGATGCGCGCCGATCTGGCCGTCAAATTCATCTTCGGCGCTTTATTGAAAACGATGAAGTTGAACGAACAGGGCGTGATTGCCGATCTGGATTCCGAGTTTCTGCACGATTTTCGGGTCGCGGTGCGGCGAACCCGTACCGGCCTCGGTCAGCTCAAGGATGTGCTGACGGCCGATGTAACAAGCTATTTCGCGGATTTTTTCTCCTGGTTGGGCCAGGTTACCGGCCCGACGCGCGATCTCGACGTTTACCTGGCGAAATTCGAGCGCTACATGCTTCATCTGCCTACCGATTCGCATGCGGATATCGAGCCGTTTCTGGAACTGCTGCAGGAAAAGCGAACGCAAAATCAACGGGATCTGGCTGAAAAATTGAGTTCGGCCAAATACCGCAAGACACTGACGGAATGGGAGCACTGCCTGAAAAGCCGGTCGTATCCGGAATCCACCGCTGTACACTGCCCGGACATCAAAACGCTGGCTGATCGCCGTATCTGGAAGATCTATCGTCGCATAGTCAAGGAGGGCCGGGCGATTACGCCGCATTCGCCGGCGGAAAATCTACACGAATTGCGCAAGACCTGTAAGAAATTGCGTTACCTGATCGAGTTTTTTCAAAGCCTGTATCCCAGGCAACAGGTTAGAAAGCTGATCAAGCAGCTTAAAGGATTGCAGGACGTGCTTGGCGATTTTCAGGATCTCGACGTGCAGATCGATTATATCGATCGCTGCTGCAAGGATAACAAAGGCGAGTTGCCGCCCGCCACGCTGAGAGCCCTGGACGAGTTGGTTCACCAGTTGACCATCCAAAAAGCGCGGGTGCGCAAACATTATCAGCCGGCATTCGATGCGTTTGTGCAGGCGAAAAATCACGCGGTCTTCAAAGCGCTGTTCGCGGGGCAGCAGTAG
- a CDS encoding sodium:solute symporter family protein, protein MNTVLVGIVVYILLQLLVGVYCSRKITSESDYLLAGRSLGVGMGSLSVFATWFGAETCIGAAGSVYENGLSGATVDPFGYTLCLVLMGLVFAAHLWRRNLTTLADLFVQRYSAGIQSFAVLLIAPTSIMWAAAQVRAFGQVLSSASGLEVDIAIAVAAAVVIVYTMYGGLLADVVTDAVQGIALIIGLLLLLVIVLEAGGGLDVSIARLDAERLGFFGTSEKSGLETLEQWAIPICGSVLSQELVARVLASRSPEVARRACVYGGLLYLAVGLIPVTIGLLGMQLLPGLNEPEQILPTLAQKYLHSFFYVVFAGALISAILSTVDSALLAASALLSHNLVVPLVKVRDDAAKVKIARMIVLASGIVAFALALNAGRVYTLVEEASAFGSAGIFTVVIFGLFTSFGGAFSAGVTLAVGMLTWIVGHHVLDLATPYLVSLSAALASYVLVATWESMRRKDVKLGLIAAWLREEH, encoded by the coding sequence ATGAATACCGTACTTGTCGGCATCGTCGTTTACATCCTGCTGCAACTGCTGGTCGGCGTTTATTGTTCGCGAAAAATCACCAGCGAAAGCGATTATCTATTGGCCGGGCGCAGTCTCGGCGTCGGCATGGGCAGCCTGAGCGTGTTCGCGACCTGGTTCGGCGCGGAGACCTGCATCGGCGCGGCGGGTTCGGTCTACGAAAACGGTCTGTCGGGCGCAACGGTCGATCCGTTCGGCTACACCCTTTGTTTGGTTCTAATGGGCCTGGTGTTTGCGGCGCATTTGTGGCGGCGCAATCTGACCACGCTGGCCGATCTGTTCGTGCAGCGTTATTCGGCCGGAATCCAGAGCTTTGCCGTGCTCCTGATCGCCCCGACCTCGATCATGTGGGCGGCGGCGCAGGTTCGCGCGTTTGGGCAGGTGCTGTCTTCGGCGTCCGGGCTCGAAGTCGACATCGCGATTGCGGTCGCGGCAGCGGTCGTGATCGTTTATACGATGTACGGCGGTTTGCTGGCCGACGTGGTGACCGATGCGGTGCAGGGCATCGCGCTGATCATTGGCTTGCTGCTGTTGCTGGTGATCGTGCTGGAGGCGGGCGGGGGCCTCGACGTGTCGATCGCGCGTCTGGATGCGGAACGGTTGGGATTTTTCGGAACGTCGGAAAAATCGGGTCTCGAAACGCTGGAACAGTGGGCGATCCCGATCTGCGGCTCGGTGCTTTCTCAGGAGCTGGTCGCACGAGTGCTGGCCAGCCGCTCTCCCGAAGTGGCGCGCCGCGCCTGCGTGTACGGCGGCCTGCTTTATCTGGCGGTCGGCCTGATTCCGGTCACGATCGGGCTGCTTGGTATGCAGCTCCTGCCCGGGTTGAACGAACCGGAGCAGATTTTGCCGACGCTGGCGCAAAAATATCTGCATTCTTTTTTCTACGTCGTTTTCGCCGGCGCGCTGATTTCGGCGATTTTGTCGACCGTCGACAGCGCCTTGCTGGCGGCCTCGGCGCTGTTGTCGCACAATCTGGTCGTGCCGCTGGTCAAGGTTCGGGACGATGCGGCGAAAGTCAAAATCGCCCGGATGATCGTGCTGGCGAGCGGAATCGTCGCCTTTGCGTTGGCGTTGAATGCCGGCCGGGTCTACACGCTGGTCGAAGAGGCCTCCGCTTTCGGCAGCGCGGGTATTTTTACGGTGGTGATCTTCGGGCTCTTCACTTCCTTCGGCGGCGCGTTCAGTGCCGGCGTGACGCTGGCTGTGGGTATGCTGACCTGGATTGTCGGGCATCATGTTCTGGATCTGGCGACGCCTTATCTGGTTTCGCTGTCGGCCGCCTTGGCGAGCTATGTTCTGGTGGCAACATGGGAAAGCATGCGCAGGAAAGATGTAAAATTGGGCCTTATCGCGGCCTGGCTGCGTGAGGAACATTGA
- a CDS encoding histone deacetylase family protein produces the protein MMTLYYTHGDFLRHTPPFEHPESPDRLRRIEKALQAPEFAKLVRKSPPLGPAQYDQIRLIHTQAHIDRVLHPIPEGSHHYLDPDTYLSHGSANAALRAVGAVCDAVDQVAGGKADNAFCAVRPPGHHAEPDRAMGFCLFNNVAIAAEHARKHPSIRRIAIVDFDVHHGNGTQAAFERQAEVLYVSTHEMPLYPGTGYPNETGVGNIVNIPLAAGTDGAEYRHKVETIALPALRRFKPELLLVSAGFDAHCDDPLADIELVEDDYRWITEELITVAKEFCNGRLISVLEGGYHLEALARSVAAHVGVLLQA, from the coding sequence ATGATGACGCTTTATTACACGCACGGCGACTTTCTAAGACACACCCCGCCCTTTGAGCACCCCGAATCGCCGGATCGGCTGCGCCGCATCGAAAAAGCCTTACAGGCGCCCGAATTCGCCAAACTGGTCAGAAAATCGCCGCCGCTCGGACCCGCGCAATACGATCAAATCCGGCTGATCCATACCCAGGCACATATCGACCGGGTTTTACACCCCATCCCGGAAGGCAGCCACCACTACCTCGACCCGGACACCTATCTTTCGCACGGCAGCGCGAACGCTGCCTTGCGCGCAGTCGGCGCGGTCTGCGATGCGGTCGACCAAGTGGCCGGCGGCAAGGCCGACAACGCTTTTTGCGCGGTGCGCCCACCCGGCCATCATGCCGAACCGGACCGGGCGATGGGTTTTTGCCTGTTCAACAATGTCGCGATCGCCGCCGAACATGCGCGGAAACACCCTTCGATCCGGCGCATCGCGATCGTCGACTTCGACGTGCATCACGGCAACGGCACCCAGGCTGCCTTCGAACGGCAAGCCGAGGTGCTGTACGTTTCCACTCACGAAATGCCTTTATATCCGGGCACCGGTTATCCAAACGAAACCGGCGTCGGCAATATCGTCAACATTCCGCTCGCGGCCGGCACGGACGGCGCCGAATATCGCCATAAGGTCGAAACGATCGCCCTGCCCGCACTACGCCGTTTCAAACCCGAACTGCTGCTGGTTTCGGCCGGTTTCGACGCGCACTGCGACGACCCGCTCGCGGACATCGAGCTGGTCGAGGACGACTACCGCTGGATTACGGAAGAATTGATCACCGTCGCCAAGGAATTCTGCAACGGCCGGCTGATATCGGTTCTGGAAGGCGGCTACCACCTGGAAGCCCTGGCGCGCAGCGTGGCGGCGCATGTGGGAGTGTTGCTGCAGGCTTGA
- a CDS encoding DMT family transporter, which produces MAWLLLFSAGLAEIVFALSLKFNEGFTKLWPSVVTCVSGLCSFYLLMLAIKSLPLGTAYAVWTGMGAVGVAALGILLFKEPADVCRLMSISLVILGVIGLKLTEAH; this is translated from the coding sequence ATGGCCTGGTTATTGTTGTTCTCCGCCGGTCTCGCGGAGATTGTTTTTGCATTGAGCCTGAAGTTCAACGAAGGTTTCACCAAATTGTGGCCCAGCGTGGTCACCTGCGTGTCGGGATTGTGCAGTTTTTACCTGTTGATGCTGGCCATCAAGTCTTTGCCGCTGGGTACGGCCTATGCGGTCTGGACCGGGATGGGGGCGGTCGGGGTTGCGGCCCTGGGCATTTTATTGTTCAAGGAACCGGCCGATGTATGCCGGTTGATGTCGATCTCGCTGGTGATTCTCGGCGTCATCGGTCTTAAACTGACCGAAGCGCATTAA
- the tusB gene encoding sulfurtransferase complex subunit TusB has product MLHLISASPVPSAVLERIDSGSSVVFLENAVLWILRDGRLYDRLAGMLADHPLYALSADLLMRGIEADRIVEGIEVIDYPGLVELTVAHPLIQSWN; this is encoded by the coding sequence ATGCTGCATCTGATTTCCGCTTCGCCGGTTCCGTCAGCCGTTCTGGAAAGAATCGATTCGGGCAGCAGCGTGGTGTTTCTGGAAAATGCGGTGCTCTGGATTTTACGTGACGGCCGGCTGTACGATCGTCTGGCAGGGATGCTGGCCGATCACCCTCTGTATGCGCTGTCCGCCGATCTGCTGATGCGCGGTATCGAGGCCGACCGGATCGTGGAAGGCATCGAAGTGATCGATTATCCAGGACTGGTCGAACTGACCGTCGCGCATCCGTTGATTCAGTCATGGAATTGA
- a CDS encoding TusE/DsrC/DsvC family sulfur relay protein, with the protein MELKVGGRALATTDQGFLVNASDWNEAIAEKLAEAERIELSPAHWEIIRFIRNYYFEFKHLPNARVFAKAVAKALGEDKGNSRYLHRLFPEGPLKYACKLAGLPKPPTCM; encoded by the coding sequence ATGGAATTGAAGGTGGGCGGCAGGGCGCTGGCGACGACCGATCAGGGGTTTTTGGTCAACGCCTCCGACTGGAACGAAGCGATTGCGGAAAAGCTGGCCGAGGCGGAGCGGATCGAATTGAGCCCCGCGCACTGGGAAATCATTCGCTTCATCCGGAATTATTACTTCGAGTTCAAGCATTTGCCGAATGCGCGGGTGTTCGCGAAAGCGGTTGCGAAGGCGCTCGGCGAGGACAAAGGCAACAGCCGGTATCTGCATCGCCTGTTTCCCGAGGGGCCTTTGAAATACGCCTGCAAGCTGGCGGGGCTGCCGAAGCCGCCGACGTGCATGTAG